Proteins encoded in a region of the Sphingopyxis sp. OAS728 genome:
- a CDS encoding amidohydrolase family protein: MRAVFRALLILWLLVAGAGLARAETIVFTDVNVVPMDRERVISRTTVIVTDGKIASIGIKAKLPAGTPVVDGKGAWLVPGLADMHNHVTSRDDLALLLANGVTTMLNMGEATNAFVGRIRLGVAKGDIAGPQIFAAFVVDGDPQYGHFVVRTPEEARAIVRLAKANGYSFMKVYTNLSAEAFAALAEEAKAQGIGVVGHNVAAVGLAKQLAAGQAMVAHVEEFFYGFFPEPPADDQQAPPADARIAEAVALVRANGTFVTSDLFTYRTIAAQFGKPDVVKAYLAAPEARYLEPGDRIDWTRSGYQKKAVDLSRRVAFEARFVKAMADAGVPLITGGDAPSIPGLVPGFALHGEIDSMLAAGLTPWQALSAATCTPGEFIAKTVPGAAKFGIIAPGYRADLLLVPDNPLEKPATLRAPLGVMAGERWYDRAALDAMLGSVAASRVMP, encoded by the coding sequence ATGCGCGCGGTTTTTCGCGCGCTCCTGATCCTCTGGCTGCTGGTCGCCGGCGCGGGGCTCGCGCGGGCGGAAACGATCGTGTTCACCGACGTCAATGTCGTGCCGATGGACCGCGAGCGCGTGATCTCGCGGACGACGGTGATCGTCACCGATGGCAAGATCGCGAGCATCGGCATCAAGGCGAAGCTGCCCGCAGGCACGCCGGTGGTGGACGGCAAGGGTGCGTGGCTGGTGCCGGGGCTCGCCGATATGCACAATCATGTGACGAGCCGCGACGACCTGGCGCTGTTGCTTGCCAATGGCGTGACGACGATGCTCAACATGGGCGAGGCGACCAATGCCTTCGTCGGGCGCATCCGGCTGGGCGTCGCCAAGGGCGATATTGCGGGACCGCAGATTTTTGCCGCCTTCGTGGTCGATGGCGACCCGCAATATGGGCATTTCGTCGTACGGACGCCCGAGGAGGCGCGCGCGATCGTGCGGCTCGCGAAGGCCAACGGCTACAGCTTCATGAAGGTTTATACCAATCTTTCGGCCGAGGCGTTCGCGGCGCTCGCCGAAGAAGCGAAGGCGCAGGGGATCGGCGTCGTCGGGCATAATGTCGCGGCGGTCGGGCTCGCGAAGCAGCTGGCGGCGGGGCAGGCGATGGTCGCGCACGTCGAGGAATTCTTTTACGGCTTCTTCCCCGAACCGCCCGCGGACGACCAGCAGGCGCCGCCCGCCGACGCGCGGATTGCCGAGGCGGTCGCGCTGGTGAGGGCGAACGGGACGTTCGTGACGTCGGACCTCTTCACCTATCGCACGATCGCGGCGCAGTTCGGCAAGCCCGATGTCGTGAAAGCCTATCTCGCCGCGCCCGAGGCGCGCTATCTGGAGCCGGGCGACCGGATCGACTGGACGCGGTCGGGCTATCAGAAAAAGGCGGTCGACCTGTCGCGGCGCGTGGCGTTCGAGGCGCGCTTCGTGAAGGCGATGGCCGACGCGGGCGTGCCGCTGATCACCGGGGGCGATGCGCCGTCGATTCCGGGGCTGGTGCCCGGGTTCGCGCTGCACGGCGAGATCGACTCGATGCTGGCGGCGGGACTGACGCCGTGGCAGGCGCTGTCGGCGGCGACGTGCACGCCGGGCGAATTTATCGCGAAGACGGTTCCGGGGGCGGCGAAGTTCGGCATTATTGCGCCCGGCTATCGGGCAGACCTTTTGCTCGTGCCGGATAATCCGTTGGAGAAGCCGGCCACGCTGCGCGCGCCGCTGGGCGTGATGGCCGGCGAACGCTGGTACGACCGGGCGGCGCTGGATGCGATGCTGGGCAGCGTCGCCGCATCGCGTGTGATGCCCTAG
- the gatB gene encoding Asp-tRNA(Asn)/Glu-tRNA(Gln) amidotransferase subunit GatB, with protein MSDYRIKGETGEWEVVIGLEVHAQVTSNAKLFSGAATAFGAEPNTQVSLVDAAMPGMLPVPNRECIRQAVRTGMAIEAEINKWSRFDRKNYFYADLPQGYQISQLYHPLVGEGSLMIEEDEKAGIAEPKRIGIERIHVEQDAGKLMHDQHPTMSYVDLNRSGVALMEIVSRPDMRSPAEAGAYVRKLRSILRYVGSCDGNMEEGSMRADVNVSVRKPGDEFGTRTETKNVNSVRFVMAVIEGEAKRQVELIESGGTVVQETRLYDPDRNETRSMRSKEDAHDYRYFPDPDLLPLELDDAFLAECRESLPELPDAKRARYLAAGISAYNADVLTAEVESALWFDTLLETGAKPAAAANWVSSELFGALNRLGKSFEDCPVTPAQAGELLGLVADGTISGTIAKQVFEKMLESGDAAGVIVERDGLKQTSDTGAIEAEIAKILTANADKVEQYKGGKEALFGFFVGQTMKAMQGKANPQVVNELLKKALG; from the coding sequence ATGAGCGATTATCGCATCAAGGGCGAAACCGGCGAGTGGGAGGTCGTGATCGGCCTCGAGGTCCATGCGCAGGTCACCTCCAACGCCAAGTTGTTCTCGGGCGCCGCGACGGCGTTCGGGGCCGAGCCGAACACGCAGGTGTCGCTGGTCGACGCCGCGATGCCGGGGATGCTGCCGGTACCGAACCGCGAGTGCATCCGCCAGGCGGTGCGCACGGGCATGGCGATCGAGGCCGAGATCAACAAATGGTCGCGGTTCGACCGCAAGAATTATTTCTATGCCGACTTGCCGCAGGGCTACCAGATTTCGCAGCTTTATCATCCGCTTGTCGGCGAAGGTTCGCTGATGATCGAGGAAGATGAGAAGGCCGGGATTGCCGAACCCAAGCGCATCGGGATCGAGCGTATCCATGTCGAACAGGACGCCGGCAAGCTGATGCACGACCAGCATCCGACGATGTCCTACGTCGACCTTAACCGTTCGGGCGTCGCGCTGATGGAGATCGTCTCGCGCCCCGACATGCGCTCGCCCGCCGAAGCCGGCGCCTATGTGCGCAAGCTGCGTTCGATCTTGCGCTATGTCGGCTCGTGCGACGGCAATATGGAAGAGGGCTCGATGCGCGCCGACGTCAACGTGTCGGTCCGCAAGCCCGGTGACGAATTCGGCACGCGCACCGAGACGAAGAATGTCAATTCGGTGCGCTTCGTGATGGCGGTGATCGAGGGTGAGGCGAAGCGCCAGGTCGAGCTGATCGAAAGCGGCGGCACGGTGGTGCAGGAAACGCGGCTTTACGACCCCGACCGCAACGAGACGCGCTCGATGCGGTCGAAGGAAGATGCGCATGATTACCGCTACTTCCCCGATCCCGACCTGTTGCCGCTCGAGCTCGACGATGCGTTTCTCGCCGAGTGTCGCGAGTCCTTGCCCGAACTGCCGGACGCCAAGCGGGCTCGTTATCTCGCAGCAGGGATTTCGGCCTATAACGCCGACGTGCTGACGGCCGAGGTCGAGAGCGCGCTGTGGTTCGATACGCTGCTGGAAACCGGCGCGAAGCCGGCCGCGGCGGCGAACTGGGTTTCGAGCGAGCTGTTCGGGGCGCTCAACCGCCTCGGCAAGAGCTTCGAGGATTGCCCGGTCACGCCGGCGCAGGCAGGCGAACTGCTCGGCCTCGTCGCCGACGGCACGATTTCGGGGACGATCGCCAAACAGGTGTTCGAAAAGATGCTCGAAAGCGGCGATGCCGCGGGCGTGATCGTCGAGCGCGACGGGCTGAAGCAGACGAGCGACACCGGCGCGATCGAAGCCGAAATCGCCAAGATCCTGACCGCCAATGCCGACAAGGTCGAGCAGTATAAGGGCGGCAAGGAAGCGCTGTTCGGCTTCTTCGTCGGGCAGACGATGAAGGCGATGCAGGGCAAGGCGAACCCGCAGGTCGTCAACGAGTTGCTGAAGAAGGCGCTGGGCTGA